One window of Chamaesiphon minutus PCC 6605 genomic DNA carries:
- the rpsG gene encoding 30S ribosomal protein S7: MSRRTKVVKRQVPPDAVYNSRLVNMMVRRIMYSGKKSVAYRIIYDAMKTIEERTGNDPLETFEKAVKNATPLVEVKGRRVGGATYQVPMEVKAERGTALAMRWLINYSRSRAGKSMAAKLANELMDAANETGSAIRKREETHRMAEANKAFAHYRY, translated from the coding sequence ATGTCACGTCGAACCAAAGTCGTCAAACGCCAAGTTCCCCCAGATGCTGTCTATAATAGTCGGCTGGTGAACATGATGGTGCGCCGCATTATGTATAGCGGTAAAAAATCAGTAGCTTATCGGATTATTTACGATGCGATGAAAACTATTGAAGAGCGCACGGGTAACGACCCGCTCGAAACCTTTGAAAAAGCAGTTAAAAATGCAACTCCCCTCGTGGAAGTCAAAGGTCGCCGAGTCGGTGGTGCTACCTATCAAGTACCGATGGAAGTTAAAGCCGAGCGCGGTACTGCTCTAGCAATGCGCTGGCTGATCAACTACTCTCGTTCTCGTGCTGGCAAATCGATGGCAGCAAAACTAGCTAACGAGCTAATGGATGCAGCCAACGAGACAGGTAGTGCGATTCGCAAGCGTGAAGAAACTCACCGGATGGCTGAAGCTAACAAAGCTTTCGCTCACTACCGTTACTAG
- a CDS encoding 7-carboxy-7-deazaguanine synthase QueE gives MTALTANLIEIFSAIQGEGINVGTRQIFVRFGGCDLRCHYCDSQHTWQKQPTCQIEQTPGKRDFVTYDNPIEMSQLLEWVERQNQPHLHDSISITGGEPLLHSLFLAQFLPRVKELTHLPIYLETGGHRPSQLVQVLPYLDLVGMDIKLPSVSGETHWEKHAEFLRSSRDAGVDIFVKIIISQTTNPEELRQAARLVAEVNSQIVIFLQPMTALAQPHTNPTLTAPNPEQVLAWQALMKEYLPHIRVIPQTHKMIGQL, from the coding sequence ATGACTGCACTCACTGCTAACTTAATTGAAATTTTCTCGGCGATTCAAGGTGAGGGCATTAATGTCGGGACGCGCCAGATCTTTGTTCGGTTTGGGGGCTGCGATTTGCGGTGTCATTACTGTGATAGCCAACATACTTGGCAAAAGCAACCGACTTGCCAGATCGAGCAGACACCTGGAAAGCGGGATTTTGTCACTTATGATAACCCGATCGAGATGTCACAATTATTAGAGTGGGTCGAGCGACAAAATCAACCGCACCTTCACGATAGCATCAGTATTACTGGCGGCGAACCGCTATTGCACTCACTATTCCTGGCGCAATTTTTGCCACGAGTTAAGGAATTGACCCATCTACCGATCTATCTCGAAACAGGGGGGCATCGCCCCAGCCAGCTCGTGCAGGTGTTACCTTACTTGGATCTGGTGGGGATGGATATTAAGTTACCCAGCGTTAGCGGTGAAACTCACTGGGAAAAACATGCAGAATTTTTGCGATCGAGTCGAGATGCAGGTGTAGATATATTTGTTAAAATCATCATTTCTCAAACCACCAATCCTGAAGAGCTAAGACAAGCAGCGCGACTGGTTGCGGAGGTAAACAGCCAAATTGTCATCTTTTTACAACCGATGACGGCTCTAGCCCAACCACATACAAATCCCACTCTAACAGCTCCGAATCCAGAGCAAGTGCTAGCTTGGCAAGCTTTAATGAAGGAGTATTTACCGCACATTCGGGTAATTCCCCAAACGCATAAAATGATTGGGCAATTGTAG
- a CDS encoding YdcF family protein — MAHHQTLPRSRPSTVRKQNRRRWRLWKFILPISPLLLPIAWIGYRELENNWIQPQAIFVLGGEEERELFAAKFAHQHPNLPVWISGGAPQSYAKKVFKKAGVSTDNLHLDYRAIDTVTNFTTLVDRFESRGITSVYLVTSDDHMQRARAIGEIVFGSRGIKVKPVTFTSGRPSEPIQKTVRDSFRSVIWLTTGFSGGKE, encoded by the coding sequence ATGGCGCATCATCAAACCCTCCCCCGATCCCGTCCATCTACCGTCCGCAAACAAAATCGCCGTCGCTGGCGATTGTGGAAGTTTATCTTACCAATTTCACCATTATTATTGCCGATCGCCTGGATTGGCTATCGAGAGTTAGAGAATAATTGGATTCAACCTCAAGCAATTTTTGTCTTGGGTGGTGAAGAAGAACGCGAGCTATTTGCCGCAAAATTTGCCCATCAACATCCGAATTTGCCAGTGTGGATTTCTGGCGGCGCACCTCAAAGCTATGCCAAAAAAGTTTTTAAAAAGGCAGGCGTCTCGACCGATAATTTGCATCTCGATTATCGCGCGATCGATACGGTGACCAATTTTACAACTCTAGTCGATCGATTTGAATCTAGAGGCATTACCAGTGTGTATCTGGTTACTTCTGACGACCATATGCAGCGCGCGCGTGCCATTGGCGAGATCGTTTTTGGCAGCCGAGGAATCAAGGTTAAACCCGTAACTTTTACCAGTGGTAGACCTTCAGAACCAATCCAGAAGACCGTTCGCGATAGCTTTCGATCTGTGATCTGGCTGACTACTGGCTTTAGTGGCGGTAAGGAGTAG
- the fusA gene encoding elongation factor G has product MPRTVPFEKVRNIGIAAHIDAGKTTTTERILYYSGVVHKIGEVHEGTATTDWMVQEQERGITITAAAISTTWKDHKINIIDTPGHVDFTIEVERSMRVLDGVIAVFCSVGGVQPQSETVWRQADRYKVPRIVFVNKMDRTGANFFKVYDQIVDRMRCNAVPMQIPIGAEGEFAGVIDLVTMRAFYAMDDMGKDIEERDIPADLQAKADEFRTKLLESVADTSDELTEKYLEGEEISQAEIVAAVRKGTIDGTIVPMFCGSAFKNKGVQALLDAVIDYLPCPTEVPAIKGKSVDDETVEVQRPASDDAPFAALAFKIMADKYGRLTFIRVYSGVVKTGTYVLNPTKGKKERISRLIILKADDRQEVDELRAGDLGAVLGLKDTFTGDTLCDEENPVILESLFIPEPVISLAVEPKTKQDMEKLSKALISLSQEDPTFRVHTDPETNQTVIAGMGELHLEILVDRMLREFGVEANIGAPQVAYRETIRKSVKQEGKYIKQSGGSGNYGHVVVEITPGEPGTGLEFVSKIVGGSVPKQYINPIEQGVKETCESGILAGYPVIDLKVTLVDGSYHEVDSNEMAFKIAASIATKEGVMKAQPTLLEPVMKVEVEVPDNFLGNVIGDLNSRRGQIEGQEAAANLAKVAAKVPLGEMFGYATNIRSNTQGRGIFSMEFSHYDEVPRNVAEAIVTKNKGK; this is encoded by the coding sequence GTGCCACGTACCGTCCCGTTTGAGAAAGTACGCAACATCGGGATTGCAGCCCACATTGATGCGGGCAAGACAACCACGACCGAGAGAATTCTATATTATTCTGGGGTTGTCCATAAGATCGGCGAAGTTCACGAAGGAACTGCCACCACCGACTGGATGGTGCAAGAGCAAGAGCGTGGCATCACGATTACCGCAGCCGCAATCAGTACGACTTGGAAAGATCACAAGATCAATATTATCGATACGCCAGGACACGTAGATTTTACGATCGAAGTCGAGCGTTCGATGCGGGTACTAGATGGGGTAATCGCTGTATTTTGTTCCGTTGGCGGCGTTCAGCCTCAGTCGGAGACGGTATGGCGACAAGCCGATCGCTATAAAGTACCTCGGATCGTCTTTGTGAATAAGATGGATCGGACTGGTGCGAATTTCTTCAAAGTGTACGATCAGATCGTCGATCGAATGCGCTGTAATGCAGTACCCATGCAGATTCCAATCGGTGCTGAAGGTGAGTTTGCAGGCGTCATCGACCTAGTAACCATGCGCGCATTTTACGCCATGGATGACATGGGTAAAGACATCGAAGAACGCGATATTCCCGCAGATTTACAAGCCAAAGCCGACGAGTTTCGGACTAAACTGCTCGAATCTGTCGCCGATACATCTGACGAACTAACAGAGAAATATCTCGAAGGCGAAGAAATCAGCCAAGCTGAGATCGTCGCTGCCGTTCGTAAAGGCACCATCGACGGTACGATCGTCCCCATGTTCTGTGGCTCTGCGTTTAAGAACAAAGGCGTTCAAGCCTTGCTAGATGCAGTGATCGATTATCTACCTTGTCCGACGGAAGTTCCGGCGATTAAAGGTAAATCAGTCGATGATGAAACGGTCGAAGTCCAACGTCCGGCTAGCGATGACGCACCATTCGCCGCACTGGCATTCAAGATCATGGCGGATAAATACGGTCGGTTGACCTTTATTCGCGTCTACTCTGGAGTAGTCAAAACTGGAACCTACGTCTTGAACCCCACCAAGGGTAAGAAAGAACGGATCTCCCGCTTGATTATTCTCAAAGCAGACGATCGCCAAGAAGTAGACGAATTGCGTGCAGGTGACTTAGGTGCCGTCCTCGGACTCAAAGACACCTTTACAGGTGATACTTTGTGCGATGAAGAAAACCCAGTCATTCTGGAGTCGTTATTCATCCCCGAACCAGTGATCTCGCTGGCGGTCGAGCCCAAGACCAAACAAGACATGGAAAAGCTCTCCAAAGCTCTAATTTCCCTGTCCCAGGAAGATCCGACCTTCCGCGTCCACACCGATCCTGAGACCAACCAGACCGTAATTGCGGGTATGGGCGAACTTCACCTCGAAATTCTGGTCGATCGGATGCTCCGCGAATTTGGCGTCGAAGCAAACATCGGTGCGCCACAGGTGGCTTATCGCGAAACCATTCGTAAGAGTGTCAAGCAAGAAGGTAAGTACATCAAACAAAGTGGTGGTAGTGGTAACTACGGTCACGTCGTCGTCGAGATTACCCCTGGAGAACCCGGTACTGGTTTGGAATTCGTCTCCAAAATCGTCGGTGGTTCGGTACCCAAACAGTACATCAACCCGATCGAGCAAGGTGTCAAAGAAACCTGCGAGTCTGGGATTCTGGCTGGGTATCCAGTGATCGACCTCAAAGTCACCCTCGTCGATGGTTCTTACCATGAAGTTGACTCCAATGAAATGGCCTTTAAGATTGCGGCTTCGATCGCGACAAAAGAAGGCGTCATGAAAGCTCAGCCAACATTGCTAGAACCAGTAATGAAGGTTGAAGTTGAAGTCCCCGACAACTTCTTGGGTAACGTCATCGGCGATCTCAACTCCCGCCGAGGTCAAATCGAAGGGCAAGAAGCGGCGGCGAATCTCGCCAAAGTTGCAGCTAAAGTTCCCTTAGGGGAAATGTTTGGTTATGCAACCAACATCCGCTCCAACACCCAAGGTCGCGGGATCTTCTCGATGGAATTCAGCCATTACGATGAAGTGCCCCGGAACGTCGCAGAAGCGATCGTGACCAAGAATAAAGGGAAGTAA
- a CDS encoding DUF937 domain-containing protein has protein sequence MNQLIGMLANQLGGPVMEQISQRIGADQGTTQSAVSMAVPMLLSVMGNQAATSDGADAIHQATQENDGSILDNVMEYVGNEGAANMGSSLLGQVLGGGTQNAMAETIGQRTGMDSGAATQLIGMLAPLVMGALSKSSQEQGGLDRDGIAQILGSFTGNNDLLGMAAKAIDADGDGNIAEDIGNIISKMF, from the coding sequence ATGAATCAATTAATTGGAATGCTGGCGAATCAACTCGGCGGCCCCGTCATGGAACAAATCAGTCAACGCATTGGTGCCGACCAGGGTACTACTCAATCGGCGGTCTCCATGGCGGTGCCGATGCTGCTATCGGTCATGGGCAACCAAGCAGCTACCTCAGACGGCGCGGATGCGATCCATCAGGCCACTCAAGAGAATGACGGCTCGATTTTGGATAATGTGATGGAGTATGTCGGTAACGAAGGTGCCGCCAATATGGGTAGCTCCTTGCTCGGTCAAGTTTTGGGTGGTGGCACTCAAAATGCGATGGCAGAAACGATCGGACAACGGACTGGTATGGATAGCGGTGCTGCTACTCAATTAATCGGGATGCTCGCGCCGTTGGTGATGGGTGCATTGAGCAAATCCAGCCAAGAACAGGGTGGTTTGGATCGCGATGGCATTGCCCAGATTTTAGGATCTTTCACGGGTAATAACGACCTGCTAGGCATGGCAGCTAAGGCGATCGATGCCGACGGCGATGGTAATATTGCCGAAGATATCGGGAATATTATCAGTAAGATGTTTTAG
- the rpsL gene encoding 30S ribosomal protein S12 — MPTIQQLIRKAREDYKVKTKSPALKECPQRRGVCTRVYTTTPKKPNSALRKVARVRLTSGFEVTAYIPGIGHNLQEHSVVMIRGGRVKDLPGVRYHIIRGTLDTAGVKDRKQGRSKYGTKRPKAAK, encoded by the coding sequence ATGCCAACCATCCAACAGCTCATTCGCAAAGCTCGCGAAGACTACAAAGTCAAAACCAAGTCACCCGCGCTCAAGGAATGTCCTCAGCGTCGCGGCGTCTGTACTCGTGTCTACACCACTACCCCCAAAAAACCTAACTCGGCTCTACGTAAAGTAGCGCGGGTGCGGCTCACTTCTGGGTTTGAAGTTACTGCCTACATTCCTGGAATCGGTCACAACCTCCAAGAACACTCGGTGGTCATGATTCGTGGCGGTCGGGTCAAAGACTTACCTGGAGTCAGATATCACATTATTCGCGGTACGTTGGATACTGCTGGGGTCAAGGATCGCAAGCAAGGTCGTTCCAAGTATGGAACCAAACGGCCTAAAGCTGCCAAGTAA
- a CDS encoding CAP domain-containing protein, whose protein sequence is MNKVWIFIATTTSIFLVPTDSRFLLTAIDRIKLALPSALEWNLDRSSVPTPTATATRTISIALNPRSSIRLSKVEQGIITEMNRARSNPPAYQKVLVSWRQKFSGKRAKLRDRLFLQTQEGTPAIDEANRFLHKTRPVPTLKLSRGLTLAARDLVRDQGKRGSIGHQGSDGSTPAQRVERYGTWQTIVGENIAYGPDTAQAVVRDLIVDDGVPDRGHRTNIFQPQFRLTGVACGYHRKYRIMCDIKYAGGFRDR, encoded by the coding sequence GTGAACAAAGTCTGGATTTTTATTGCCACAACAACGTCAATATTTTTAGTACCAACAGACAGCCGATTCCTACTCACAGCAATCGATCGAATTAAGCTTGCTCTACCATCGGCATTAGAGTGGAACTTAGATCGATCTTCCGTGCCAACCCCAACCGCCACCGCGACTAGGACGATCTCGATCGCGCTAAATCCGCGCAGTTCGATCCGTTTATCGAAAGTCGAGCAAGGCATTATTACCGAAATGAATCGCGCTAGAAGCAATCCTCCCGCCTATCAAAAGGTGCTCGTTAGTTGGCGACAAAAATTCAGTGGCAAAAGAGCAAAATTGCGCGATCGACTCTTTCTCCAAACTCAAGAAGGAACGCCCGCGATCGACGAAGCAAACCGCTTCCTCCACAAAACTCGTCCAGTACCCACCTTAAAGCTCTCGCGCGGATTGACCCTCGCCGCACGGGATCTCGTCCGCGACCAAGGTAAGCGCGGCTCGATCGGGCATCAAGGCAGTGACGGGAGCACTCCTGCTCAACGCGTCGAACGCTATGGCACTTGGCAGACGATCGTTGGCGAAAACATCGCCTATGGGCCAGATACCGCTCAAGCTGTCGTCCGCGATCTCATTGTTGATGATGGGGTACCCGATCGCGGTCATCGCACCAATATCTTTCAACCCCAGTTTCGCCTCACTGGTGTGGCATGTGGTTATCACCGCAAATATCGAATCATGTGTGATATCAAATATGCTGGCGGTTTTCGCGATCGCTAA